From Phragmites australis chromosome 5, lpPhrAust1.1, whole genome shotgun sequence, a single genomic window includes:
- the LOC133917771 gene encoding protein RGF1 INDUCIBLE TRANSCRIPTION FACTOR 1-like, giving the protein MQTAAVRGAPQWLRGLLSEEFFDACAAHPGERKNDKNHFCVDCAAALCRHCLPHDPAHDVLQIWKYASCFVVRVDDLKLFDCTGIQSHTVSDHEVVFLNERTARKRSASAENPCAACARPLPSGHNYCSLFCKVKHLGESEQEQGLRRALRANRQAAAGGGEEAEPQNGKRRASSETGPSCGGSFRKRSRKQPEPARSPFC; this is encoded by the exons ATGCAGACGGCGGCCGTGCGCGGCGCCCCGCAGTGGCTGCGCGGCCTGCTGTCGGAGGAGTTCTTCGACGCGTGCGCCGCGCACCCGGGGGAGCGCAAGAACGACAAGAACCATTTCTGCGTCGACTGCGCCGCTGCGCTCTGCCGCCACTGCCTTCCCCATGACCCCGCACACGACGTCCTCCAG ATTTGGAAGTATGCGTCCTGCTTCGTCGTGCGCGTCGACGACCTGAAGCTGTTCGATTGCACCGGCATCCAG TCGCACACGGTGAGCGACCACGAGGTGGTGTTCCTGAACGAGCGCACGGCGAGGAAGCGGTCGGCGAGCGCGGAGAACCCCTGCGCCGCGTGCGCGCGGCCGCTCCCGTCCGGCCACAATTACTGCTCCCTCTTCTGCAAG GTGAAGCACCTGGGGGAGAGCGAGCAGGAGCAGGGGCTAAGGCGCGCGTTGCGCGCGAACCGGCAGGCCGCGGCCGGGGGCGGCGAGGAAGCGGAACCGCAGAACGGGAAGCGGAGGGCGTCGTCGGAGACGGGGCCGAGTTGCGGCGGGTCGTTCAGGAAGCGGAGCCGGAAGCAGCCCGAGCCGGCCCGGTCGCCATTCTGTTGA